A single window of Coffea eugenioides isolate CCC68of chromosome 7, Ceug_1.0, whole genome shotgun sequence DNA harbors:
- the LOC113776917 gene encoding ankyrin repeat-containing protein NPR4-like translates to MSGPHKEVESIVQPRINEELNNTSNKTPSALFSEEHKVLAKERERWMKNTAGSSMIVGTLIAAVMFTTAFTVPGGNDSRTWLPVMLETQSKAFFIFMASNALLIFTSSTSILMFLGILTARYAEGDFRKSLPTKLIFGITCLFVSIVTMMASFGTALYLMLIEQVAWIFYPIIAFSVIPIALYSLLQFPLLVEMISHTYGHGIFDKPKRKLDSFET, encoded by the exons ATGAGCGGGCCCCAtaag GAAGTTGAGAGTATTGTACAACCAAGGATAAACGAAGAATTGAATAATACTAGTAATAAAACACCTTCCGCCCTCTTTTCTGAAGAGCATAAGGTGTTGGCTAAGGAACGAGAGAGATGGATGAAAAATACAGCAGGATCAAGTATGATTGTGGGAACTCTCATTGCTGCAGTCATGTTTACAACAGCTTTCACAGTTCCAGGTGGTAATGATAGTAGAACATGGCTCCCTGTCATGCTAGAAACTCAATCAAaagcattttttatttttatggcATCAAATGCACTGTTGATATTCACTTCTTCAACATCAATTCTAATGTTCTTGGGGATTCTCACTGCACGTTATGCAGAAGGAGATTTTCGCAAGTCCTTGCCCACAAAGCTAATATTTGGAATCACATGCTTGTTCGTATCGATAGTCACCATGATGGCATCATTTGGTACTGCTCTATATCTGATGCTGATCGAACAAGTAGCTTGGATTTTCTACCCAATCATAGCTTTCTCTGTTATTCCAATAGCTCTTTACTCATTGTTGCAATTCCCTCTTCTGGTTGAGATGATCAGTCACACTTACGGACATGGTATCTTCGACAAACCTAAAAGGAAACTCGATAGTTTTGAAACCTGA